The sequence below is a genomic window from Mytilus edulis chromosome 2, xbMytEdul2.2, whole genome shotgun sequence.
CACGTCTTTGTTTTCCAAGTCATGCTTTTGAACCTTTGCTTGTTCTGTCTTAACATTTAAACGTTTATTGGCCATATCTGTTTGTTTATTGGTTGACCCAATGATCATGGGTTGATGAGTTGTACTGATAATTACAGTCTTGTTGTCGGAATTTTTACTTGTTACTTCTAGTTTAGGCTGATtgaaatgcaatgaaacaatTTTTCCGATTCTCTTAGAAACTGGTACGGGTTTTCTCGTAACATTTTCTTTATCGATTTTACttccttttgaaatatttactttttgtcGTTTTATTGGTTTCTTTTCCAATTCAAACATTGTAGTAAAATTTCGATTACTATGATCACTACTTAATAATTTGGGTTTGCTAATGTGTTTGTGAGTTGTTTCGCTTGTCAAATTGTACTCTGACGTTGTGTTTTCCTTTGTCACATGATCAGTTTTGTTGCTCGCcttataattatcattttttaagtAGTTTTGTCGTgttccatttttatattttcttctccTGCGTTTTCGCTTTTTAGAGGTAACAACACTTGTATCCAATAAGGctttgtttgttttacttttttccgTTTTTAATGATGGGGATAATCTTTGTATTTTAGATACATTCGTTTCTATCTTATCCAAAATGCTGTTTTTGCTTTCTGATCCTTGAGGTAACATAATTGTCTTATTCATACGGCTATCTTTTATGATTTTCCTGTTCATTACCTTGTTTTGAATATGACTGACTTCCGTATGATTTTTATGTTTacgtgttgacaattttgaagACTCAATTTTTTCTTTTCctgttatattataattatcgCGGGTTTCCTTCAGTGTGctactgttgtttttattatGTTTGTGACCATCTGAATAACTATGCTCCTGTTTAATTTCCCGTCGTGGAAAAGTTTTCGTAACTGTACTAATTACTGGAATGCTACTTGTTAGTTTATTATATTGCGTTAAATTCCGTGAATCAACTCTTGTTAATCTAAGTAAGCGTGCAACATTCAGTGGTACAGCACTTGTTAATTTTCGGTATTTCAATAAGTCATCTATATTTAAATGGTGGGTATCAATAACAGATTTGTCAGAAATTGTATCATCTTTATCTCCAATATCAGTCCTGTGGAATGAATTTGTGATCGCATGTTCTACAATTCCGTCAATTTCACTGTTGTTCTGTGTAGATTTAGTCGTTATTTCATACCGTGTTTGTGTTGTCATTAAACGAACTTGATTAGGTATAGGCGTTATTTTTGCTGTTCTGACCTTAAACTGTATTTTGTCATCTTTTAATGCACGTTTTGTTGATCTAAAACCTTGGTCAGTTTTACCAGTTTTTAACAAATTATGGAAATCAGTTTCTTTTGCATTACCTATATAAAAATTGTTCCTCTCCGTTGCTATTACGTTATGTGTTGGGTCACTTCGAAAATGATTAACGGACCCATCTGATCGTTGTGTTTTCCTAAGAGTATTGTCATTTCCTTGTTTTAAATCGATGCCTTCGTCAACAATATTTAAAGATAAGGCACTGTTAACTGAAGGCGATGTGGTCTTCCGAGGCGAATTTATCACATATCCTTTTGCAGTTGCGGTTTTATTATAAGTGTTTAGAGAATCCTTTGGGTGGATGATATTGTTGATGGCGTTAGCCTCTAAATCGATTGCTCCGCCTGGAATGACTCCAGGATTTTTCAAAAGTAACTGTGTAATGGATGATAGTGTATTTTCTGGTTCACTGTGTAACTCAGTtataatgttgtcttttctatcATGTGAAGGAAAATTCGAAAGCAGTTTAGCTGTATCAGATGGGTGAATATCTTCACTTGTTCTATTATTTGATGTAACCACAGCGTCATGAAAAGACCAAacctcattcaaaccaaacatTAGAATACAGGTAATCAGTACTGCTACCATGGTTATATACAGTATTATCTGCAAAcacacatatctatcataaaattattatattgttATCAAGTATATTCTTtgtgatatatataaataagaagatgcgtatgattgccaatgagataaatatccattaaagttcaaatgaagtagatgtaaacaaatatatcaacattAAATGCAAGtctttaacattttgatattacTGTATTTATTTTCGTTACGGAAAAAGTTGTTTGCTGTATAAAATGAGCCTGTCATTCCATAGTGGTCGTtagttgtctgtttttttttctatttgtctgCCATAATCGTTTTACCATTAATAAGATTATTTCAAAAACgcaatttgtttttctatttttagaattgtttcaaattttgttatcCTGGGGCCTTTTATCGCTTTCTTTATGGAATAAGCTTTGGCTCATTATTGAAGAatgtacggcgacctatagttaTAAACATCATTGTCCTTTCATGCTTGGACTTTATTGGTTaagtgtctcattggcagtcataccagaTGTGTTTTgctagggttcgtgttgtttattctttagttttctatgttgtatcatgtgtactattgtttttctgtgtgtctttttcatttttagccatggcgttgtcagtttgttttagatttatgagtttgactgtccctttggtatcttccgtccctcctTTGTTTGTTTAACTGTTTCATTTTCTAATTTAATCAATGTAAAAACACCCCtcttaaaataaattacaaaacaaatgatttttttaaacttaccttaatttcatttttcaaattcataTAAAGTTATTTCCTTTAATAAATTACACTTGTTCATCCATGTTTACCTATCTTTATTGTGAAAATAACACATTTCAGTGCTAATGTTGGTAAAAACAATACTACATATAATAGCCTATGGAACACGAAGATTGTTTTACAGAAAATTGGTATTCTATGTTAACAAATGACATGTGTGGTATTTACAGTTATTACACTATATCTGTGGCGTAAATGGCTAGATTTAAgacaattatttcataaaaacaacAATTCAGTTTGTAACAATAAGTTAATAATATTAATTTGTCTCTGTATTTGTATATTCTCAAAAAAAGTAATAAGCAAACCGTCTAAATATTAGCATCTACCAGTCCTTCGAAAGCGTCggtttctttttgaaaaaaaacaaaagtgttctgcaataaaaaataaagcgtttaaaatgaaaacattgacaTCATAAGCAATTGGTCGAGTAAATAATAAAGCATAAAGACATAAAATACCAAATGTTCTTCTTTATTATTCTTTCTAAAAACCAATAGTTTACCTGAAAGGTTTTTTGCTGTTAatcaaataagaaaatgaaaataacacttaattACTTTGGTGCATCCGAAAACACCTtttttggatttaccttcattagaAAGCTGAAACCCAAAACTATGAAAGCAAAGAATTTATAAGACCAAAACCGTAGAAGAGTTTAATGATTAAAAGGTATATAGAAGATAACAAAATTCATCCGAGGACGATTTTTCCTGaaaagttgaaaccttagttgAAACCTTGGAGATGCTTATATTTAGATAATTTGcttataacattttgaaaatatacaatggcgtttgattttgccatttgattagggactttactttttgaaatttcctcggagttcagtattgttgtgtttaccttttttcatttgaatttattAATCTATCTACGAagaatttactattttttttttaaatcatgccAGTACTAAAACATTGATTACTGAGTTGATATGATTTCCTCATGAACTAACAGTccaacaaaaacaaacttttgtTTATAGggtaaatataaatttttgcCACCGCTTATTCTACGTCCCCTAGCATCTCTCTATCATACTTCTGTAAACCTATCACATATTTAACCTTACTcaacaaatttgaaataaactgTTTGCTTTATTTTCCTTTAAGGGTAACTGAATACGGTAAATTTCCACACTCCACGGATAAGGGTGTGACAAGCGAGTAGTTCTAATATATAAATTAGTCTTAACACTAGTTAGTGATGGTCAGTGATCTttacaatttcttttttcaaGTTAATTTTAATGTTTCGATCTCGTATATTTGATCGATTTTGTTGAATCTTTTCGCTTTTTGTCTAACTTCAGACCAATTAAGGGTTTCAATGCGAGCTTTGCCAATCCGATGTTATTAAAACAATGTAATGGTCTTTCAGACAGTAGATCTGTAATAAATGACTAATTTGTGAGATGTAAATTTGATATGACAGTAACACTAGGTTTAGataaatatttcctaaaaaagTCACCCTTCTTGTAAACAATGTCTAAAATCTGGTAAACAAAATTGACTTCGTTTGATTTAATCTATCAATAGAATGTCGAGTGTGTTGCTACTACATACCTATCTGATATGAACAATTGAAGACCGTATttcgacctataatggtttaattttacaaattatgacttggatggagagttgtctgattggcactcataccacatcttcttaaatctataAACACGGATATTGCATCgcttaaatatgaaaacaattattatcttattcgtgccctcaaacgcaaataaagtatttatgaacaaaaactcaaacacatatctaagggaaacagctcgcctagacgagtgcagcaaagttttattatcaaataattcGACTGTCCTCATATCACTTTGCCAGCACACAAGGGTACTTCACTGCACTAAGACGGAGCTTCgaatggtcaagctatgaaaatgtattttcaatgttaacttttaccgcgaatgaccagtccgtgctatcatacaaagaactttaaactcttaactttgttaatgtgacttattgttatgctaaaataatttgaatagattgtaaacataaacacatgttcccaatATAGCAACAAACCCATGTgctatcgatagttaataaatacaATAAGAAAAGGTGAGTCGACGGGGAATGCTGTCGTGTATGAATCACTACATTTGAGACTAATATCCACTGGCGAGAATCGAACAATGAGATGGCAGCAAATAAACCTATGGTAACTTTAGAAGAACGAAAAATGTTGCCAGCAAATTTACACATCGAGACAAAGTAACAATCAACCAATACAAGATTTATCATTTGTTACTTTCAACCAATATACCTCATAACTTGACTGAAGAAGTTATTCAGTTTAAAGACGGATAATGTAATTTTAACTATCATTATAATACAATTTTGATGAATATGATATATCAACGAAGCTATCAGTCTTGGTAGTTTCGTGTTTTGTACAATTAATAATTTTCTGTTTAGCTTTTTCTGTATACCTGATTGTATGTTTGTGATTCATTTTGTagtattgttgtttgttttcgGCTAGATATTGTTGATTGCCCGTTTGATATCAACTCACTCTCACAACACTTATGTTGTAAGGAAAAGATTCAGAATACCTGTCATATTGAATATGCTTAGAATAATTAACAGTGAATTAGTATTTGGTTTATAATTTCTCAGACTTTCAACgcaaaaatagtttttaaaaaatcgaGATGTTTGATAGAACTTTAAATTTTTTCAGGTAAGGTAGTGGATAATAATTTGGATTGGAAATTAAATCAATTCCAAATGACCTTTATAATAACTATGCGTCATACATGTACGCTAACCGGCGTGTTCACAAAGTACCAACAGGCATAGTTTAACATGAAAACAGATGTGAATAAAAACTTCATATCATAAATTTTGTTAGTCAGAAGCATTTTCCTGGATTTCACTTAAGTGGGAATGCTCAAATCTACTTATCAATTTAGAGCTTTTGCTGTATGTGTAGTCGTATGAGCCTATATACATTCAGACCAAAAGCTTAAATAGTAGAATTGTTATAGGAAAATTCCTTCTAAATTTAAATATAGGCACATTAGTTAATAAGGATTATCGTTGAGCTTgttgtaaaaataatttcaataccGGTACCTCCCACAAATATAATGGATACCTAATCATTTTTATATGAATAGGTATCTGAATTTGATTAATGTGCATGGTagctttatgatataaaaaaggtCGTTGAAAACTTTCGAGatgcacaaacaaaaaatcttattcaaacggaaaacaattgtcaaaatATTATGTTTCTCAAATTCTATGTAGATTTCAAACTGAGATGAAGTGGTATATGTCCTCATTTACTAACAACACAAGCATGTTTTACTTTACAATGCAAGATATTTAAGCTTCATTCTAAACAGACATATTTGTTAAGCCTCaggctcaccgcgatctaaaataaattcagatcgtggtgaggtcgcggtgtgagcggcatgaaaatgtaaattttcgttgctttcacgatactactacgtcctcattacgcttctacaacgctACGGCtgcgattataccacgttctcaccgcgctttttctgcgacctcactacgcttatcaagatctttctacgctcatcacgttctcactacgatcATACAAcaagttatccgattgcaacacgatcttaccacgcttctactgcgattatagcacgttcttactacgattatactacgttcataccacgattatactacgttctcagcaataacgtcagtatcgtgttccatatcaaaacagttccatttccttctatttctgattaatacgtagatttttcggaaacaatacagtcataacaccaaaatctactagagcACGTGGGCGTAGTGGAAGGAGTTGATGTAAAGGtagagggagctctgatagtaatgAAACCGAATCAAGCAGAGATGTCAGACCGAGCAATCctacctaaattacaacctattgctggtccatgaagctcaaatgacgatatttcagtgaacgatagcagagatgacacagatttGTCAATAGatttcaatagatataggaagatgtggtatgagtgccaatgagacaactctccatccaagtaacaattaataaaagtaaactattataggctAAGGTACgactttcaacacggagccttggctcacaccgaacagcaagctataaagggcccaataattactagtgtaaaaccattcaaacgggaaaactaacgctTGGTTGAGTCGTTAGAGGAAATAAACAAGAAGTCCTTATTacctacaaacaaacaaaacctggagagatttaatatattttatgtgaaaatgacaatgagaatgatggtcgtagtatggacatagtcaggtcgtaagaagagcgtgatgaggacggaaAAGGCGTGCTAGAAttgtactatggtcgtgaacagcgtggtatagttgtagtggaagcgtagtttggtTGCAGTGAGAatgtgatggtcgtagtgaggtcgtaataacgtagctgtgagatcgtagcgcagtctctccgaatagaatcacgctctcgctacgatggtacagcgacctttacgatcttactacgatcttagtgcgctctacTGCGACCTGATTTCACCACGACCGACACcccgattgttttgaacatgttaaaaGTTGGCTaagctcatcacgatcttgaagaccttactgcgatctacacgatcgtgctacgatcatcaaaatttgcattttctttacagatcgtagtgcgatcgtggcctaatGGGACTGCGGTATAAATacgcattatttttttcatcGCTACAGTAGACCAGATACATTTATACTAAATATGTGACCTCTCAGACAAAATCAGATATAAAATACGAAATAGCTATAAAGATTTTTCTGACTAAATGATTCATAAAGTGGTAcaaaaaatgggtttgaattgGTGAAAGTACGAGTTGATAAAAATACGGTTTGGTCATACTTCGCCGTTAAGTGCCAAGTTTCAGGAATCACTGAAGTCTGATATGTAGTTCTTAGATCCGATTAACATTTAATAATATGGACGGACGCAACACTCATGGTAGGATGGATATAAACAGAATATTACCTCCTTTTGACCGGaggtataataaaatataatatcttTATACTTGAATGACACCCAAAGTTCAATCTTTTTAGAAAAGAAGACATGGTTTCATTGCCtgtgagacaactttccaccagaaaCAAAAGGACGATGCCATTTGGGAACTTGGAAAGAAGCTGTAAATTTACATTAGATTAAGCGctgaattgatttttattttata
It includes:
- the LOC139511073 gene encoding GATA zinc finger domain-containing protein 14-like, yielding MVAVLITCILMFGLNEVWSFHDAVVTSNNRTSEDIHPSDTAKLLSNFPSHDRKDNIITELHSEPENTLSSITQLLLKNPGVIPGGAIDLEANAINNIIHPKDSLNTYNKTATAKGYVINSPRKTTSPSVNSALSLNIVDEGIDLKQGNDNTLRKTQRSDGSVNHFRSDPTHNVIATERNNFYIGNAKETDFHNLLKTGKTDQGFRSTKRALKDDKIQFKVRTAKITPIPNQVRLMTTQTRYEITTKSTQNNSEIDGIVEHAITNSFHRTDIGDKDDTISDKSVIDTHHLNIDDLLKYRKLTSAVPLNVARLLRLTRVDSRNLTQYNKLTSSIPVISTVTKTFPRREIKQEHSYSDGHKHNKNNSSTLKETRDNYNITGKEKIESSKLSTRKHKNHTEVSHIQNKVMNRKIIKDSRMNKTIMLPQGSESKNSILDKIETNVSKIQRLSPSLKTEKSKTNKALLDTSVVTSKKRKRRRRKYKNGTRQNYLKNDNYKASNKTDHVTKENTTSEYNLTSETTHKHISKPKLLSSDHSNRNFTTMFELEKKPIKRQKVNISKGSKIDKENVTRKPVPVSKRIGKIVSLHFNQPKLEVTSKNSDNKTVIISTTHQPMIIGSTNKQTDMANKRLNVKTEQAKVQKHDLENKDVNGNENKDMNRNENKDINRNATAIRINQSKLEITSQNSDNKTIIISTTQQPMIIGSTHKQTDMANKSFNVTTEQARVQKHDLKNKDVNGNKNKDMNGNENIEINEYGNKDMNGNKNKDMNGNINKDMNENENKNMNGNATAIRITKRNMNDTKRNNHNDTSYDSNKTNILAKHFEVQVTGIPIPFRRYSKLTTPSYRTTTVFTAEETNKEPVSMSKSVFSTPFPTAASNYDINERNKTANLENIEIHDNKNDNMPTGDQRDWDNIRDDNFNRLELLSTNTTVKAHAQDILQSNGPNSTHSNDSSKIIDKELFFVDNTDQGNPWDRWLGSLATNDKYPLQIEPKFENKTEIVIPVQNTTVIHNKRESNLTFTSNTPDFTSSPEMHSEVSNKYETTTEENIDTFNNLDYHSFVGKSEVVADKQSTNVSKISDSTSKSQENLLTKWNALLQQFRKDNARKKSKLVQLLQNKSKSKNLKERHDVRFQKKPTSKSKYVKPTVEWLGIYKDLIKKQENVIPASNKQLHHSSHSSLHDGNVHSQFVEEQLKTSCKEDQSYKLALNVLQTILMNMNNIKPPVPKKAHKRRYLLIPLGPENPEPTQRWTENEYTKPRPNNLREERKIYPSDGRIPYRIRPKHPSVHMSVHSSF